The proteins below come from a single Eucalyptus grandis isolate ANBG69807.140 chromosome 3, ASM1654582v1, whole genome shotgun sequence genomic window:
- the LOC120291632 gene encoding uncharacterized protein LOC120291632 gives MKEADDIYVHYLKEPNPQTGGMVDFLCKNATDACDSEPPPLPKDRTPGEAFMPKPSEEADVERKAKSSTESTPGAPRTNTYLMDESTNTKNSGEEDKDKGTHSHSKLVRGSSKEAPLPSETRKTEL, from the exons ATGAAGGAGGCTGATGATATTTATGTCCACTATCTTAAAGAACCCAACCCGCAAACTGGTGGAATGGTCGATTTTCTCTGCAAAAACGCCACTGACGCATGCGATTCCGAACCCCCTCCGCTTCCTAAG GATAGGACTCCCGGAGAAGCTTTCATGCCCAAACCATCTGAGGAGGCCGACGTGGAGAGGAAAGCGAAATCATCGACCGAG AGCACGCCGGGAGCGCCCCGCACGAACACATACTTGATGGACGAATCGACAAACACGAAAAACTCCGGCGAGGAAGACAAAGACAAGGGTACCCACTCGCACTCGAAATTGGTACGCGGATCCTCGAAGGAGGCCCCCCTTCCTTCAGAGACCCGCAAGACGGAACTGTAA